The Lycium barbarum isolate Lr01 chromosome 11, ASM1917538v2, whole genome shotgun sequence genome contains the following window.
CATTGATTGCAACGTAATCGTGGTTCTTAGCCTATTGTCCCTGGCCATTCCAGTCACCCGGAATTCAGCGCCATTACCTGTGACAAAATTGAGCTACTACAAATAATCTCATTAAGGAGCCAATTCAGCTAAAAAGCCAGCAGCCTTAGGAGGGATTTAGTTTAGTCTCCTTTTTTCCATTTTAATTTATTCATTCATTCCTCATTGCTGTCTTGGTTCCAACTTCTTCCCATCTCCATTAAtctcttccatttttttccttttcaaatcattttctttttaaaacattAGGCTGTTCTTCCCTAGTATAAACTTCTATTGTGAGGAGAAAATAGCGAACATTGTAAAATTGATTTTTATGGCCATTTTAGCTGAACATTTAGAGAGAAAAGAAGTGGCTGGCTGCTGGCATTAGATGAGTATcttaaacatgtatatatataatcatatataCAAAACCATTGGAGGCCAAGGAGGGGTGAAATTGGATGTTATGGTGGGTAGTTATGGGGTTAGTGAAAGAGAAGGATgaatatgatgatgttattgataCTTATGTTTTTGCTCAACCATTCTATcaataaaattttcattttatttgttgAGATTGAGGCGCAGTTGTTTATGTCTCCATTTCTTGTTGAATAATCATTTAACCTATGCATTATTTAGATTTGCTTCTCTTTTACATTCCTGTTAAATAATACTAGCTGTGTGGGGCAGTGGGGCTTTACAAGTAGGACAATCTCGGTCACTTTAACATCAAACTGTCAATGATAAGGGATAGTGGTAATATGGTCATTGCATATGAAGATTCTAAATTTCCAGCTTGTAACAAGTACACAAATTTTAATTGATAGTCGGTTCTTATTACGGGGTTGTTGCGGTTGTCCCTTTCTTTGTTTGTCTATTTCCATCCTTTAAAATCCTCTACTGTTTTTAACTTTTTATAACTTTGTCGTTCAAGTTAGTTCAAGTTATATATTCAAGTTATCTTACACGCACCTCGACTATTTTATAAAGTAAAATATTTGTAGTTGTTACTAAAATATTAGATAACTCTGTCCACTAACTAACTTAGATATATAGGATGAAATAATCACTCCAAAGTTTCCTGTGTTTTCACTTATCCATGTTAGGTTATGGTTGGCATGGATAGCATATTCCATGTAAGGCATGCTTGTATATTGTTTCTCACATGATACCTACACTCTTTTTCCTCTAAACCTACTTCATCTTGGTTTTAGATGGGAATGGGTGGAATTAGATTATGGAATGCCCAAATATGGCTTTGTAATCAATGAAGTGGGTGGAGAATTATgaagtttcatgttcaaatttCAGCGAAAGTAAAAACGTTAGGTGATCTTTTCCCGTTTGTCCAAGTCTTGATGGACAGAGATATCCAACATCTGCGCAGGTGGGAGGTAGTAAATACCTCGATCGAAGTGCGCGCTAGCTCACCCGGACATAACAATTatcctaaaaaaaaaaggaatggaTGCCCATGTACTTACAAGTTGATAGGGTTGGATAGACTTATTCCTATTTTAGTTGTCAAGAAGTTGGCCTTTTTTGGGTGTGGGTGTGTAGCTCCCTGTTCTAGAGGGTTACACTTTTAAGAGTTCATCTTTTTTTCATTGTAAAATATCACATGTTAGCATTTAATTTGCCAACTTCCAAACAGTCCCTACTCTCAATAATAATGTCTTTGAATAAAAATTGTGCAATATTTGCGCCGACTTGCTGAACTTTGTTTAACGTTATAGCTGGCTTTGTCGACCTGTCAGTCGAAGGTGATTTTTGTGTACTCTTTTTTGAGCCCATACATTAAACTCTATTTGTGTGACTTGGGAATTTGTTGACTTGGCAATGTGAACAAAAATTTTGAATAGAAGTTGAACGAATATTCGATTTTGAATATTAAAAACAGATATCAATAAACAAAATATCAATTTTAGATAAATTAGAGTTGATTATATGAATTTGGTGAGAAAACTAAGAAGCTAGAACAAATAGTTATGTATTTGTACCACCAAACGTCCTGGTGGGGGTGGTAAGCAGGGGCGGACCCACATGGTCTCAAGTGGATTCATATGAACCCACTTgtcaaaaaattacagtgtatatatatgtatatttattcaGTTTGTGAAACAATAGAATGATATATTTAATATTTGACTCCACTTCAACCAACTACAGTGCTCAGCGCAGTGGCAAGTGGGTTCAAAAATTTCTGAATGGTCCCGAGTTCGAAACCCAACTACAACAAATCAGAGACCTTTTTTATCTTTTAgtcatttaaaattaaaattccaCCAGTCAAAACCTACTGTGCTAATTTAACCACACAAGTAATAATATTATGTCATCCACTTCAATCGTCCCTTACAGCTtactccttttccttttattttttttcaatttctaatATAATATAATAGAATTAAAATACAAAAAGGACCCAAATCTCAATCCAAAAGTTCGACTCTTGCATCACACAACACCAAGCATCGATCAAGTTCGCCTCTTTGTCCTTTACTCTGTACTTCCATACAAATCAGAGACCTTTTTTTATCTTTTAgtcatttaaaattaaaattccaCCAGTCAAAACCTACTGTGCTAATTTAACCACACAAGTAATAATATTATGTCATCCACTGAGCACAGCAGCAATCGTCCCTTACAGCTtactccttttccttttattttttttcaatttctaatATAATATAATAGAATTAAAATACAAAAAGGACCCAAATCTCAATCCAAAAGTTCGActcttgcatcaacacaacaccaagCATCGATCAAGTTCGCCTCTTTGTCCTTTACTCTGTACTTCcatataaataaaattattgtggCTGTTTTTGATTTCTTCCCTTGAGAAAAACCCTACCActtaaaattgaagaaaattgattttgtgattttgGGATTTTGGATGATAAATATAAGCATGTAATGGAAGGAATAGGTAGAATGAAAACAAGGTTTTCATAATAAAATAGTTCTCAAGCATGATGCCATTTTTTCTACAGTTATAATAAAACTCTATAATAGAATAGAAGAGTTAATGATAATGAACCTTTTTCCTATGTCTTAGCTTTTTGTTGCTGCCTTCTCTATTCTGTTATATTATTGTTCTAACTTCGAATTAGAATTTTAATTTTGTAATCCAGTTTCAAAGTCCAATGAAGAGATATTTCTCTACGGTATCCTCCAAGTTTTCACAACCAAGTTCATCCGCTCAAAATGTTCCTCGTGTGGAAGAAAACTTGAACCAGTTAGAAGAAAATCATCATTCTCCTAAAAAACAAAAGCAAGGAGTAGATTTGGATTCTCTACCAACAGATCCAAATAAAAGAATACCCATTCTGGACTATCATCCAGATGAACGTGATGAGATTAGACGAGCATATATCCAAAGGGGTCCTCATCAACCTCGACTTCCTAGGTTTCCTCAAACAGATTTTTACGGATATAAACGTCGTTTTAATCGTAAATGGTATAAAAAATATCATGATTGGTTGGAGTATAGTGTGGTAGAAGATGCTGCTTATTGTTTGTGTTGTTATTTATTTAAAGATGAAAGCATTCATCAAGGTGGAGGCGAAGCATTTTCAAGTATAGGGTTCAAGAGTTGGCACAAAAAGAAAAGATTAGATACGCACGGTGGTGAGTTGAACAGTGATCACAACCAAGCAAAAAAGAAGTGTGAAGATCTAATGCGACAAGAACAGTCAATTCAAGTTGCGTTTGTAAAGCCGGATAATAAAGCTAAGCTTGAGCACAAAATTCGTTTAAAGGCTTCAATTGAGGTGGTAAGACTCCTCTTGAATCAAGGATTGGCATTTCGTGGACATCGTGAAGATGAATCATCATTAAACAAGGGTAACTTTCTTGAAATTCTTTCATGGTATTCGAAGTGATGTGATAAAATTAGTGATCTTGTGTTGAAGAAGGCTCCAAAAAACAATCAGTTGACTTCTCATAAAATTCAAAAAGATATTATCACCGCATGTAAGTTGGAAACAATTAAAGCTATTATGGAGGATCTAAATGGTGACTATTTCTCATTGCTAGTTGACGAATCTTGTGATGTGTCACGTAAGGAGCAAATGGCAATTGTTTTGCGATATGTTGATAGATGGGGATCTGTGGTAGAACGCTTTATTGGGATTGTTCATGTTCGTAATACTAGTGCTCTATGTTTAAAGGAAGCAATTGTTAACTACCTTGCTCAACATTCTTTGAGTTTATCTAATATACGTGGACAATGCTATGATGGAGCAAGCAATATGCAAGGGCGTCTAAGTGGCCTTAAAATTTTGATTCAACAGGAAAGTAGATCAGCTCATGCGATTCATTGTTTTGCTCATCAACTTCAATTGACTCTTGTCGGGGTATCTAAAAAATGTCTTCCAGTTGGAGAACTTGTATTGTTGGTTTCTAATGTCTTAAATGTAGTAGGAGGTTCTTTTAAACGCATGGATGAACTTCGAGAATCTCAAGCAGAAAAAGTTCAAGAGGCACTAGATATGGGCGAGGTTGAAACTGGTAAGGGCTTGAATCAAGAGCTTGGTCTTGCTAGAGCTGCTGATACTCGTTGGGGTTCACACTACAAATCATTTAAGAACTTCATTAGTATGTTTGGCTCTATTACTGATGTTCTTGATACTATTGTTGTTGATTCCGAATGTGTTGAAGATAGTTGTAAGGCAACAGGATATCTTAGagtttgtcaaacatttgaaatCGCATTCATATTGCACTTAATGAGAGATATTTTGGCGATTACAAATGAGCTTAATGAATCCTTACAAAAGAAAGAACAAGATATTGCAAATGCCATGTTACTTGTTAAAGTAGCAAAGAAACGATTGCAAGATCTGAGAGAGGAAGGATGGGATCCACTTATCGAGAATGTGTCCGCATTTTGTGTCAAGTATGATATCTTGATACCTAATTTTGATGAGTTCTATATTAATTTTGGAAGATCTCGACGTAAAGTTGCGGAGCATACTTTCTCACATCACTATCATGTCGATATATTTTTTAAGATTATTGATTGGCAACTTCAAGAACTCAATGATCGTTTTAATGAGGAGAGAACGGATTTGCTTATTGGAGTTGCTTGCTTGAATCCAGTTGACTCATTTTCTAGTTTTGACATCAATAAAATATTGAGAATGGCTGAATTATATCCTGATGATTTTGGTGAAGATATAATGGTTACTCTTAAAAATCAGCTTGAGACTTATATCGTTGATGTCCGTGATGTTGATGAAAGGTTCTCCAACTTGAAAGGTCTTGGTGATCTTTCTAAAGAGCTAGTTAAGGCAAAGAAACATTTAAATTATCCCTTTGTGTTTCGCCTTGTAAAATTTGCATTGCTCCTACCGGTCGCCACCGCTACAGTTGAAAGAGCTTTTTCGGCGATGAAGTTGATAAAGAGTGAATTGCGAAATCGAATGGATGACGACTTCATGAGCGGTTGTATGGTGCCTTATGTAGAAAAAAATTTATTTAAGACCGTTTCTGATGAAAGTATTATGAATTGGTTTCAAAAAATGAAAACTCGTAGAGTACAATTGTAATAatatattttaattaatcaaactttatttTGGTACTACTATCAATCTTATGGTCAAGAATTTGGAATTCCCCGTAACTTTCTATAGCTATCTGTTTGGAAGTGGAGAGCCTGCTAACAATTCTCAGACTACTTGCAACCAGGAAAAGGCTCCAACTAATGATCGTGCCCCAAAGCCAGCTGGTTCAACTATAATGGAGGCATCCTATTTGATGGACAAACAAGGAAGGAAGAATCTGCTGCTCATAAGCTTTATTAGAATGGTATGTCATTTTTACTTTTTTAGTCCTTGATGGAGTTTGTTACCTGAAAATACAATACAACTTGGTGAACTGCACACATCTTTTTAGATTGCTCTATCATGACTTATTTGCTtccgttttttattttttgcattgaTTTAAATTGCTTGtccttgtgccgagggtctaccgcAAAATAATATCTCTACCTCCCATTTGAATGTTTTTGTCCACTCTATTTTTTTCATATATTGAACCCGCTTAGtaaaaatcctgggtccgccactggTGGTAAGTACTCCATATTAACCAAACATTTTGGTGGGTGGTATTATTAACTAAACGTTCCAGTTGTTAGTAAGTACTTCATCATTAACTAAACATTCCGGTGGGTGATAAATACTCCATCATTAACCAAACGTTCTGCTGGGTGGTAAGCACTCCATCATTAACCAAACGTTCCCGCTAGGTGGTAAGTGAGATTTCACAGCGCAAACTTGAATTAGTTGTCCCTCAAAATGGGTATGGGACACTGACAAGGAAACCACAAAACAAAAAGTCATGTATCAACATTTATCACTCATTACGGGTAAGTAATATATATTAGTTTAATTCATTGTTAACTTAGTATAAATATGTGGTGCGGATAATTTTTTTCTCATTAGTTGGCTCATGCTTGGTTCAAACTAAACCACTCTAGAGATAACGGTGGTTGAATAATATATTAATGTGAATAAAGAAAACAAATATTTGGGCGGCTGAAAATGACAAATACCTTTCGGCAGGGGAAAATACATGACAAAAAAACCATTGGTCCCAAGTGAACCGTGATTCTTTAAACTTATGAAATCTTATTTTATGTGCTAAGATTTTTGCATAATAATTAAATATCCTCCAAGATTTTttgttttataattttattttgcaATAAAGAGAACCGCGTGGGTGCGTCCCTACCACTCTCTTAGTTGGAATCTTCATTCATATTTTTAGTGAGTCTTTGACTATTCAATTCTTTTGGTGATAATATGAAAATTGCTATTTTAAGTTTGACTTCTTGACAATTCATCTGATTCTTAAACGATTGTGGTAGTTTAATAAGGTTAATTTGAGTCATTGGGTTAATAGGACCCATTGGAATAGCCATTGCACTTTGAAAGTATTTTAATGATTataaaaagggaaaatttcagaaatatacaagttggtcacttacattgcaaaaaaatagCACAAAATTTACATTACGAAAAacagcccaaaatatacaaacatatgcaGATATGtacaaacatatatacaaagacacagagagagagagagaaaaaaaaaaaagtttgggtcattttttgtaagaattaaaaaaatgggtcaattttgatagcattgTTGCCCAATGAATATACAGCGTAATTTTCTCTTATAAAGACGTCAAAATGTTATCTTAGTTACTTAGCCATCTCGTCAAATTGAAAAAGATAGAAATTAACTCCGATTGAAGCGGAAGAATAATAAGAAAAGCATTTAAGTACTATAAAATCCAGTGAATGCAGACCAAATCAGTATATGACTTGTGTATTTAATAAAAGAACACGTTTTTTCGCTTTAATTATCCATTCAATC
Protein-coding sequences here:
- the LOC132619379 gene encoding uncharacterized protein LOC132619379 — protein: MEDLNGDYFSLLVDESCDVSRKEQMAIVLRYVDRWGSVVERFIGIVHVRNTSALCLKEAIVNYLAQHSLSLSNIRGQCYDGASNMQGRLSGLKILIQQESRSAHAIHCFAHQLQLTLVGVSKKCLPVGELVLLVSNVLNVVGGSFKRMDELRESQAEKVQEALDMGEVETGKGLNQELGLARAADTRWGSHYKSFKNFISMFGSITDVLDTIVVDSECVEDSCKATGYLRVCQTFEIAFILHLMRDILAITNELNESLQKKEQDIANAMLLVKVAKKRLQDLREEGWDPLIENVSAFCVKYDILIPNFDEFYINFGRSRRKVAEHTFSHHYHVDIFFKIIDWQLQELNDRFNEERTDLLIGVACLNPVDSFSSFDINKILRMAELYPDDFGEDIMVTLKNQLETYIVDVRDVDERFSNLKGLGDLSKELVKAKKHLNYPFVFRLVKFALLLPVATATVERAFSAMKLIKSELRNRMDDDFMSGCMVPYVEKNLFKTVSDESIMNWFQKMKTRRVQFYLFGSGEPANNSQTTCNQEKAPTNDRAPKPAGSTIMEASYLMDKQGRKNLLLISFIRMIALS
- the LOC132619378 gene encoding uncharacterized protein LOC132619378, with the translated sequence MKRYFSTVSSKFSQPSSSAQNVPRVEENLNQLEENHHSPKKQKQGVDLDSLPTDPNKRIPILDYHPDERDEIRRAYIQRGPHQPRLPRFPQTDFYGYKRRFNRKWYKKYHDWLEYSVVEDAAYCLCCYLFKDESIHQGGGEAFSSIGFKSWHKKKRLDTHGGELNSDHNQAKKKCEDLMRQEQSIQVAFVKPDNKAKLEHKIRLKASIEVVRLLLNQGLAFRGHREDESSLNKGNFLEILSWYSK